The proteins below come from a single Fibrobacter succinogenes genomic window:
- a CDS encoding Eco57I restriction-modification methylase domain-containing protein has translation MNAQEIQNIVEARYNRASWLKLLHGVFGAKVKFFAAPTTLTVEKAIASEAVYLGDVTLQDDHKIAVYEVHLSEHVNIERNRAGIRNLLCSQWRGAGFAGAFMLCYRNSESVLRFSYVSESWAFNEEGAYKKESTDALRFTYLLGEGHRSRTAVRQFMELASSGLTLKDVTRAFSVEALSKRFFNEYKEKYEDIVEYVTGKRVVKSGSKWETKTTGVPNKKIMTAFSVFADPEKAVRDYVKKLMGRLVFIQFLQKKGWMGVPASDAAWKNGDKDFVQNLFKNTKNKDSFIDDVLEPLFDDLNTKRENDLVSSEMVGKNIKVPYLNGGLFEKDAQDNTDFPLPKKFMEGLLEFFTQYNFTIDENDPDDAEVGVDPEMLSCIFENLLEDNKEKGAFYTPKEIVQYMCRESLIAHLCNGVKKKETKERIRDFVLTHKVDVLNGDEDISEQVDEKLKNVKICDPAIGSGAFPMGLMRELYFCRSAIEGFDHAKAAEIKKHIIQQNIYGVDIEKGAVDIARLRFWLSLIVDEETPHALPNLDFKIMQGNSLLEQYEGVDLSDITYNATKKEKVTGKILDLFDTGEVANKKVISLLKDEFFNCEDHEMKRQIREALKSRIQDLLREKGFGVKLDAIKDVTATDQFFLWHTWFSEVFEQGGFDIVIGNPPYIDSESMTNQGLDWERAALQKRYLNLSGNWDIYMAFFELSLNIGKTVCFITPDKWLSKPFGEMFRKNQMCRRLLLITKAGNKVFENATVDAIITLFGSDAKETNFAQFFEKNSVKTIVSENISKIERPYLIDYLFSNNIKLIKKIDSIKFWIKNYVECENACATSDFYKVRDLIEINKSPNLKDYYKLINTGTIEKYRNKWDEKEISYGGKYSFPVVSKKIFNEILGKSYTQRASLPKIIFKGLNLLDGCLDENATIIPGKSTIVLCSKKINLLKCLLGILNSKLPILYIKSKYASSSYCGGITFTKDMINNFPIPLMSEDQQQPIITLVDKILAAKKVNPQADTSDLEHQIDQLVYKLYDLTPAEIKTIEKN, from the coding sequence ATGAATGCCCAAGAAATTCAGAACATAGTCGAAGCAAGATACAACAGGGCCAGTTGGCTGAAATTGCTCCATGGTGTTTTCGGTGCAAAGGTCAAGTTTTTTGCGGCACCTACGACATTGACTGTCGAAAAGGCAATCGCCAGCGAGGCGGTTTATTTGGGTGACGTCACGTTACAGGACGACCATAAGATTGCCGTATACGAAGTCCATCTCTCAGAACATGTGAACATTGAACGGAATAGGGCCGGAATCAGAAATTTGCTCTGTTCCCAGTGGCGGGGTGCTGGCTTTGCGGGTGCGTTCATGCTCTGTTACCGTAATTCCGAATCGGTTCTCCGTTTTTCGTATGTGAGTGAATCATGGGCGTTTAACGAAGAAGGTGCCTACAAAAAAGAATCGACAGATGCTCTGCGCTTTACATATTTGCTAGGTGAAGGTCATCGTTCTAGAACTGCAGTGCGGCAATTTATGGAACTGGCGAGTAGCGGTTTGACTCTTAAAGATGTGACGAGGGCTTTCTCTGTAGAGGCTCTCAGCAAGCGATTCTTCAACGAGTATAAGGAAAAATATGAAGATATCGTTGAATACGTGACAGGAAAGCGTGTAGTTAAGTCGGGGAGTAAATGGGAAACGAAAACAACCGGTGTCCCAAATAAAAAAATAATGACCGCGTTTTCTGTTTTTGCTGACCCCGAGAAGGCCGTTCGTGATTACGTGAAAAAGCTGATGGGCCGCCTTGTGTTTATCCAGTTCTTGCAAAAGAAGGGCTGGATGGGCGTCCCGGCAAGCGATGCTGCGTGGAAAAATGGCGACAAGGATTTTGTGCAGAATCTGTTCAAGAATACAAAGAATAAGGATTCATTTATTGACGATGTTCTGGAACCGTTGTTTGATGACTTGAATACTAAACGAGAAAATGACCTTGTGTCTTCGGAAATGGTTGGCAAGAACATCAAGGTGCCGTATCTGAATGGCGGACTTTTCGAGAAGGATGCTCAGGATAATACAGATTTCCCGCTTCCAAAAAAATTTATGGAGGGGCTGTTAGAATTCTTTACGCAGTATAACTTCACCATAGACGAGAATGACCCGGACGACGCCGAAGTGGGTGTTGACCCGGAAATGCTGAGCTGCATCTTTGAAAACCTGCTTGAAGACAACAAGGAAAAGGGAGCGTTCTACACGCCGAAAGAAATTGTGCAATACATGTGTCGCGAAAGCCTGATTGCGCACTTGTGTAACGGCGTGAAGAAAAAAGAAACGAAGGAACGGATTCGTGATTTCGTACTGACACATAAAGTAGATGTATTGAATGGTGATGAAGATATTTCAGAACAAGTTGACGAAAAACTGAAAAATGTCAAGATTTGCGACCCTGCCATTGGTTCTGGCGCTTTCCCCATGGGCTTGATGCGGGAACTCTATTTTTGCCGTTCTGCGATTGAGGGCTTTGACCACGCGAAGGCTGCAGAAATCAAGAAGCACATTATCCAGCAGAATATCTATGGCGTTGATATTGAGAAGGGGGCCGTTGATATTGCGAGACTCCGTTTTTGGCTAAGCCTGATTGTCGATGAAGAAACTCCGCATGCATTGCCGAACCTGGATTTCAAGATTATGCAAGGGAATAGCCTTCTGGAGCAATACGAAGGCGTAGATTTAAGCGATATCACCTACAATGCAACGAAGAAAGAAAAGGTTACTGGGAAAATTTTAGACTTGTTTGATACAGGAGAAGTCGCCAATAAAAAAGTCATTTCTCTTTTGAAAGATGAATTCTTTAATTGCGAAGACCATGAAATGAAACGTCAAATTCGAGAAGCCCTTAAGTCAAGAATACAAGATTTGCTTCGCGAAAAAGGTTTTGGAGTAAAACTGGATGCAATCAAGGATGTAACCGCAACAGACCAATTCTTCTTGTGGCATACATGGTTCAGTGAGGTTTTTGAACAAGGCGGGTTTGATATTGTGATAGGGAATCCGCCGTATATTGATTCTGAGTCTATGACGAATCAGGGGTTGGATTGGGAAAGAGCGGCTTTGCAAAAAAGATATTTGAATCTTTCTGGAAATTGGGATATCTATATGGCGTTTTTTGAATTATCCTTAAATATTGGGAAGACTGTTTGTTTTATTACGCCTGACAAGTGGCTGTCTAAACCATTTGGTGAAATGTTTAGAAAAAATCAAATGTGCAGGCGATTACTCCTTATTACCAAAGCGGGAAACAAGGTGTTTGAGAATGCCACTGTTGATGCGATAATTACATTATTTGGGTCTGATGCAAAGGAGACAAATTTTGCGCAGTTTTTTGAGAAAAACAGCGTTAAAACAATTGTCTCCGAAAATATTTCAAAAATAGAAAGGCCTTATTTGATTGATTATCTGTTTTCTAACAATATCAAATTAATAAAAAAAATAGACTCAATAAAATTTTGGATAAAAAATTATGTTGAATGTGAGAACGCTTGTGCAACCTCTGATTTCTATAAAGTCAGGGATTTGATTGAAATAAACAAATCGCCCAATTTAAAAGATTACTACAAACTTATCAATACAGGAACTATAGAAAAATATCGTAACAAATGGGATGAAAAAGAAATTTCTTATGGTGGTAAGTATTCATTCCCGGTTGTATCGAAAAAGATATTTAATGAAATTCTAGGGAAAAGCTATACACAAAGAGCCTCTTTGCCTAAAATTATATTTAAGGGGCTTAATCTTTTAGATGGTTGCCTAGACGAAAACGCCACTATAATTCCAGGCAAATCGACAATTGTTTTATGCTCAAAAAAAATAAATCTCTTAAAATGCCTTTTAGGAATTCTTAATTCTAAATTGCCAATACTATATATCAAGTCTAAGTATGCTTCTAGCAGTTATTGCGGTGGAATCACCTTTACGAAGGATATGATTAATAATTTTCCGATTCCATTAATGAGCGAAGACCAGCAGCAACCCATCATCACTCTCGTAGATAAAATCCTTGCTGCAAAGAAAGTGAATCCGCAAGCAGACACCAGCGATTTGGAACATCAAATCGACCAACTCGTTTACAAACTCTACGACCTGACCCCCGCCGAAATCAAAACCATCGAAAAGAACTAA